GCCGCattaagtcgaacaagcctgTTTTTTTGCCACATCACCTCATCGCACTTGTTTTGTTTCGTCGTCATACCACGTGTCACACTGAAGTTCTCCGAAGAACCTATGCCGGCAGTTCAAAAAGTACATACCACAAAGTAAACACTTGTCAAGGGGCCTCATTGGATCAGATTCGTCCTTGTGATTGGTTTGATTTTATTATAGCACGTGAGAAGTCTCCGCCCCGAGCATTAAATGCGCTCAAACTTGCAGTGCCACAGCAGATCGCGCACGATAATCATAACATCTTCAACAGGACGTTTAGTGTGGTTAACTTTACATTCACTTTCAGCAGAAATCATGTCTGCCAGCTGCGAAGCTTCATCGACATatccgattccaagccgatctgtAGTTGAGAAGACCTGGTCTCAGCTGCCAGAGAGCTACAATCAGACTCCAGGCGGAACTTTGTTTTCAACAACTCCCGGTGGTAAGATGTACTCTTTGTACTCTTACTCATCGTTGATTTTGAGTTTATTAAATacatcccagatagcacaatccatctggtttacgtctatttgacgtctgcatttacatctgcaagacatcttaaatacatagtttgctcatctgcaatacgtctcggagacgtctgaacgtctgtaatacgtctgctaaagatctggagatctgctgcttaaaaacatctgctaaacatcttagaaagagctgttgtacatccattctaaatcataaacatcttacagacatcttctagatgtctatatgacgtctgacagcaaacatctccgagacgtattgcagatgagcaaacaatgtattgtagatgtcttgcagatgtaaatgcagacgtcaaatagacgtaaaccagatgtatgtgtgctatcagggatggCACGTGCGTGTTTTGAATGGCGTGTGTAGAGCTCCACTCTAGACTGCGCACTCTTAAAGGCTCTTAAAcacccttaagtgtgtccttaagtataccttaaattttacttaagttattctcatATTGTCTTTGGTAGAgggaaatcaccccttaagtgtcatacttaagggaaaaacttaaggcgctttatgcaactgggcccaGAGACTGTAGCAAAGTCGTACAAGCTAACATCATCTGTCAATGTCAGcttctgtattttatttgtaaataaattacaaaagcacAGGTCACGTGGAGAAATGTGTGCTTCGGAGTATACCTGTATCGAGCGATTTTTTTTTagtacatttttgttattaaacgAGCTCGTGAACTCGtccatttatattttgtatattatttttcgAGTTAGACTTAATCCACGCTCAGTAAGAGATGTCTTTGATGCTTCATGTGGTTGTTGCGTAACTACAGGGCATGTAAACACGGCAAATGTAAGCACCCTTGTCGGATCttggcatttagcagacacttatCTTAAGTTACTTATTAAAAGGGCAAAATCCATTAAATGATCTGTTTTAAGGAGGCAATACCACTAGTGCTGTACAAGTCATCCTAATATAATTTCAACTGCTCAGCAGACATGCATTctttattatttgcattgtaCAGAATGCTGAGCAACAAGGACAGCAAGGAGTTTTAAAAACTAGTcccaacatttttcttttaacaaTCATCCTCTGGAGCTAATATCTCTATTTTCATACAGGGACTCGGATAATCTATGAACGAAAGTTTCTCTTGGAATTTCGAAACTCACCAATTGCACGCACCCCACCCTGCTGCCTCCCCCATATCCCAGGGGTCACTATTACCTCAGTGCACCCAGCAGAGCAAGATGATGACAACAAAGATGTCCCTGGTATGAAAGCTGTGTCCTCATATCTCTTATTCTGTTTTTTATCTCCCTTCTGCATTAAGAAGCGTGCTGTGATGTGTTTACAATGCTAGCACGTGTTAACCATATTCTGTTCCAAATCCATGGCCTCAAGCATATGTTGAGAAACATGTTTAAGCTTGCTCTTAACCAATTCATTTTCTTTTCCGTTGCAAATTATCCTTGCAGAACATGTTTGTTTCAGTTGTTTATTGCAAAAAATAGCTTGAGGTGTGAATTCATGCCCAGTCAGGATCTGAATCCATTTACTATGCTTCCAACTGGAGTGGATATTTATGTCCAAAATGTACTATGACACTCTGATAAAATGCTGGAGTCTTGTGTCATGTTACCATTTGTAGTTTGTAAATAACCACAACACCTGTCTGGTTGAAATCATGTAGTCTGAAACTTGCATTAGTATCAATCATAACCTATAATGTTAGCTCATGGTCACATTGCAGTGAGTGAAACCACGTCCTGagaaaagcaaataaagacacatCTGAACCTTGTTGGTTGGCAAGCGTGATATCCATATCAGGGGAATATCCACAGTTTGTACCGTACTATGTGTGAAGGTGATGCTGTTCAAAGGAATTTTTTAAGGGTGAGGTCACAGTTCCTTTGCTTTGAACCCTCTAACCCCTCCATCTTTCTTCCTCAGTTGATGATAGCCAGTTTGTGATGGATATGTGATTTCTCTACGACCTTGTGGCAAAATGGACTGTTTCAGCTTTTCCACCAGTGGAATCAGGGTCTGATCTGAGGAAAGAACACACCGGCTGTGGATTCCTTCTTTGTATCTTCTATGATttttcctttatcttaaataatGAAACACTCAGATCAAGTTCTCTGTTGTGGGGAGGAGTATTGAGCATTTTGAGTTTGGTTGAAAGTAAGGTTAAAACTTTATAAATTTGTAGCCTTTGCTGTTTGTACAATTTCAACTGCTGCTATTCAGTGCCTTTCTCTTTTGGGACATTTCTGAATGTGACCACGTTAAGGTTCAGATATGACCATTTGATTTTCTAATGGCACTTCCTTTTAAATATCCAAACCATGTGAGGGGCAATTATGTCATATATATATTCCAGAAAAGTGATGTCATATATATTGCTGTAAATTTTTGGATgtgatgacagtttttaataaaactaaataatactTGGACTTCTTTGAGTGTTTATTCTTctacaggtacatctcaaaaaattagaatatcgtgaaaagggtcaatattttttgtcactcatttcagaaagtgaaacccatatattatatagattcattacatgtagagtgaaatatttaaagccttcatttcttgaaattttgatgattatggcttacagataatgaaaacccaaaattcagtgtctcagaaaataataaaaaaggatattttaaacagaaatgtcaggcttctgaaaagaatgttcatttctatgcactcaatatt
The Triplophysa rosa linkage group LG19, Trosa_1v2, whole genome shotgun sequence genome window above contains:
- the eif4ebp3 gene encoding eukaryotic translation initiation factor 4E-binding protein 3; the protein is MRSNLQCHSRSRTIIITSSTGRLVWLTLHSLSAEIMSASCEASSTYPIPSRSVVEKTWSQLPESYNQTPGGTLFSTTPGGTRIIYERKFLLEFRNSPIARTPPCCLPHIPGVTITSVHPAEQDDDNKDVPVDDSQFVMDM